From the genome of Spirochaetaceae bacterium:
CTTCGCCGACCTGCTGCAACGGCCCGCATACCGCAACCCTCCGCCGCTCGACGACCTGCCGGAGCTGCGCTCCCCGCTGCCCGACCTCGGCGCCGGCTTCGCCCGCTGCCAGGCCGCCCGCCGCTAGAGCCGGCGGGACGGTTTGACGTACAGGTATTTGTACGTACAGAATTCTGGGCATGGAACGCATCACGAACTACACCGAGGCGCGCCAGAACCTGAAGTCGTTCATGGACGCGGCCGTCGACGACCGCGTAACGGTGGTGATCACGCGCACCAAGGGCGATCCGGTGATCATGATGGCCAAGTCCGAGTACGACGCCATGTTGGAGACGTTCCACCTGCTGCGCTCGCCGCACAACGCC
Proteins encoded in this window:
- a CDS encoding type II toxin-antitoxin system Phd/YefM family antitoxin, which produces MERITNYTEARQNLKSFMDAAVDDRVTVVITRTKGDPVIMMAKSEYDAMLETFHLLRSPHNAERLREGIADIEAGKTINATVVDGEIEALP